A window of the Vicugna pacos chromosome 32, VicPac4, whole genome shotgun sequence genome harbors these coding sequences:
- the MPHOSPH9 gene encoding M-phase phosphoprotein 9 isoform X4, translating to MEDFDLGKPLQKTSSVESDIKNSSHSLGLNLNTNSRSSPHLSTNGVSSFSGKTRPSVIQGTVEVLTSLMQELQNSGKTDSELWKNCETRWLQLFSLVEKQCQEQIVAQQEQFHNQIQRIQEEIKYLVKLQTSNASWASYDKSSLSRQISSESQMGFFSENSERNESVISYPKSEEPEMQQETPMSQPDCNVESSSVSSGYGTLCVSELNTYRSKGPQEFMEHTEASEEGFGAPVVRTESPADSVKPRSFYIHTNEEFCASLKEDIPIFPGEFEHNFLGENKISEVYSGKTNTKSITSWAQKLKQSQPKRAHTEEGCSKSTQGNEQTKKSPIEKSDFIAATHAQAFYLKKPDESPKSWMSDSGTGLTYWKLEEKDAYHSLPETLEKTFAPASSTDVSPSQVLTLDPTLHVKPNQQISGIHPRGFLSALDDRTSFSPDSVLEPSMSSHSDIDSFSRESHIASQLSGFPKYPSNTKVSPVGSWKNHAFHSDSRTSSTFPSVCTIGSNDVSVSAVDEEDAVTVTSASVSPSQLPGAANSVPDCFALASLEDPVILSKIRQNLKEKHARHIADLRAYYESEINSLKQKLEAKEISAVEDWKKTNQILIDRCSQLDSALNEATSRVRTLENKNNLLEREVSDFRERFNAASSASKILQERIEEMRTSNKEKDNTIIRLKSRLQDLEEAFENAYKLSDDKEARLKQENKMFQDLLGEYESLGKEHERVKDTLNTTENKLLDAHTQISDLKRTISKLEAQVKQVEHENMLSLRHNSKAPMRPSRANTLATSDVSRRKWLIPGAEYSIFTGQPLDTQDSKADSQLEGARVPGYRSLEKDPSPGSSPTSLLIKTQRETSDTPIMKALKELDEEKVFKNWGTQTEKEDASTKLVNPRQTDSSVNASRSPEKGAQQRQKRFNSASQRSSSLPPSNRKSSTPTKREIMLTPVTVAYSPKRSPKENLSPGFSHLLSKNESSPIRFDILLDDLDTVPVSTLQRTNPRKQLQFLPLDDSEEKKYSGKATDIHVNHSSSPEPLPSGVKNVSVRSAWEKNKSVSYEQCKPASVAPQGNDFEYTAKIRTLAETERFFDELTKEKDQIEAALSRMPSAGGRITLQTRLNQEALEDRLEKINRELGSVRMTLKKFHVLRTSANL from the exons CAGAAGTAGTCCCCACCTTAGTACAAATGGGGTATCCTCTTTCTCAGGGAAGACCAGACCATCTGTAATTCAAGGTAcagttgaagtcctaacctcttTAATGCAAGAGCTACAAAACAGTGGAAAGACTGATTCGGAACTTTGGAAAAACTGTGAG ACCAGGTGGTTACAGCTATTCAGTTTGGTGGAAAAACAATGCCAAGAGCAAATAGTTGCTCAGCAGGAACAGTTTCACAACCAAATTCAA CGTATACAGGAGGAGATAAAATATTTAGTGAAGTTACAGACCAGTAATGCTTCCTGGGCTTCCTATGATAAAAGTTCTTTAAGCAGACAAATATCTTCAGAAAGTCAAATGggttttttttctgaaaacagtgaaagaaatgAATCTGTTATCAGTTATCCTAAGTCTGAAGAACCCGAAATGCAGCAAGAAACACCCATGTCACAACCAGACTGCAACGTGGAGAGCAGCTCAGTGAGCAGCGGGTATGGTACCCTTTGTGTCTCAGAACTAAACACCTACAGATCTAAGGGCCCTCAGGAGTTCATGGAGCACACGGAGGCTTCTGAAGAAGGGTTCGGAGCACCTGTGGTGCGGACGGAGTCACCTGCAGATAGTGTAAAACCCCGGAGTTTTTATATACATACTAATGAAGAGTTCTGTGCATCTTTAAAGGAAGATATTCCCATTTTTCCTGGTGAATTTGAACACAATTTTCTTGGTGAAAATAAGATTTCGGAAGTATACAGTGGAAAAACAAATAC taaatccATAACATCATGGGCTCAAAAGCTGAAGCAGAGCCAACCAAAGAGAGCACACACAGAAGAGGGATGTTCAAAATCTACCCAAGGAAATGAGCAAACCAAGAAATCACCAATTGAGAAA TCTGATTTCATTGCTGCTACACATGCTCAAGCTTTTTACCTCAAAAAACCAGATGAGAGTCCAAAATCTTGGATGTCTGATTCAGGAACAG GACTGACTTACTGGAAACTGGAGGAGAAGGACGCGTATCACTCTTTGCCTGAGACTTTAGAGAAGACGTTTGCACCGGCCTCCTCCACGGATGTATCACCCAGCCAG GTACTGACTCTAGACCCCACGTTACACGTGAAGCCAAATCAGCAGATTTCAGGGATTCACCCCCGTGGCTTTTTGAGTGCCCTTGATGACAGAACATCCTTTTCACCGGACTCTGTTCTGGAACCTAGTATGTCTAGTCACTCTGACATAGACTCGTTTTCACGGGAAAGTCATATCGCTTCTCAGTTATCTGGATTCCCAAAGTATCCTTCAAATACAAAAGTGTCACCAGTGGGTTCTTGGAAAAATCACGCGTTCCACAGCGACAGTAGGACCAGCTCCACGTTTCCTTCCGTATGTACCATCGGCAGTAACGACGTCTCAGTCAGCGCCGTGGACGAAGAGGACGCTGTCACGGTAACTTCCGCCTCAGTCAGTCCGTCCCAGCTCCCAGGTGCAGCCAACAGTGTCCCGGACTGCTTTGCACTGGCTTCCCTGGAAGATCCTGTCATATTGTCCAA GATCAGGCAGAACCTGAAGGAAAAGCATGCTCGACACATAGCAGATCTTCGAGCTTATTATGAGTCAGAGATAAATAGTTTGAAACAGAAACTGGAGGCAAAAGAAATTTCTGCAGTTGAAGATTGGAAGAAAACCAATCAAATTCTTATAGATAG ATGTAGCCAGTTAGACAGTGCTCTGAATGAAGCTACTAGTCGTGTGAGAACACTTGAAAATAAGAATAACTTACTGGAAAGAGAAGTG AGTGATTTCAGAGAACGCTTCAACGCAGCCAGCAGTGCCTCCAAAATTTTGCAGGAAAGAATTGAGGAAATGAGAAcaagtaataaagaaaaagacaatacCATTATTCGGCTAAAATCTAGACTTCAGGATTTAGAAGAGGCATTTGAGAATGCTTACAAACTCTCAGATGATAAGGAGGCGAGactaaaacaagaaaacaaaatgtttcaAGAT CTTTTAGGAGAGTATGAGTCCCTTGGAAAAGAACACGAAAGAGTAAAG GATACATTAAATACAACCGAGAACAAATTGCTTGATGCACATACTCAGATTTCTGATCTGAAAAG AACAATTTCAAAACTTGAAGCTCAGGTCAAGCAAGTAGAGCATGAAAATATGTTAAGTCTTCGTCATAATTCTAAAGCTCCCATGAGACCCTCACGCGCCAA CACTCTGGCAACCTCAGATGTCAGTCGGCGGAAGTGGCTGATACCGGGAGCAGAGTACTCCATCTTCACCGGCCAGCCTCTAGACACGCAGGACAGCAAGGCGGACAGCCAGCTGGAGGGGGCCCGCGTTCCTGG GTACCGTTCTCTGGAAAAGGATCCTTCACCTGGAAGTTCACCAACAAGTTTATtaataaaaacacaaagagaGACTTCAGACACACCAATCATGAAAGCTTTGAAAGAACTTGATGaagaaaaggtatttaaaaattGGGGcacacagacagagaaagaggatgCCTCAACTA AATTAGTGAATCCTCGGCAAACTGACAGTTCAGTCAATGCAAGTCGGTCCCCAGAGAAAGGTGCCCAACAAAGACAAAAGAGATTTAATTCTGCTTCACAGAGATCGTCATCTTTACCACCTTCAAATCGTAAATCAAGTACTCCAA CAAAAAGAGAGATTATGTTAACACCAGTGACTGTGGCTTATAGTCCAAAGCGATCCCCTAAAGAAAATTTGTCCCCAGGATTTAGTCATCTACTTAGCAAAAATGAAAGCAGTCCGATTCG ATTTGATATACTTTTGGATGATTTAGATACTGTTCCTGTGTCTACATTACAACGTACCAATCCAAGAAAGCAACTCCAGTTTCTTCCTCTAGATGACTCGGAAG AAAAAAAGTATTCAGGAAAAGCCACTGACATCCACGTTAATCATAGCTCTTCCCCTGAACCGTTGCCAAGCGGAGTGAAGAACGTCTCTGTGAGGTCGGCCTGGGAGAAGAATAAGTCAGTTAGCTATGAACAGTGTAAGCCTGCTTCAGTAGCCCCACAGGGTAATGATTTTGAGTATACAGCCAAAATTAGGACCCTAGCTGAAACGGAACGGTTTTTTGATGaacttacaaaagaaaaagaccag ATTGAGGCAGCACTAAGTCGAATGCCTTCTGCTGGAGGACGAATCACTTTGCAGACAAGGTTAAATCAG GAAGCCTTGGAAGATCGTTTGGAAAAGATTAATCGAGAGCTGGGTTCAGTTCGCATGACATTAAAGAAATTTCATGTTTTGCGCACTTCTGCAAATCTTTGA
- the MPHOSPH9 gene encoding M-phase phosphoprotein 9 isoform X7, with protein sequence MGFFSENSERNESVISYPKSEEPEMQQETPMSQPDCNVESSSVSSGYGTLCVSELNTYRSKGPQEFMEHTEASEEGFGAPVVRTESPADSVKPRSFYIHTNEEFCASLKEDIPIFPGEFEHNFLGENKISEVYSGKTNTKSITSWAQKLKQSQPKRAHTEEGCSKSTQGNEQTKKSPIEKSDFIAATHAQAFYLKKPDESPKSWMSDSGTGLTYWKLEEKDAYHSLPETLEKTFAPASSTDVSPSQSNASNEMKLPSLKDIYHKKQRENKQLPERNLTSASSPVHPPEVLTLDPTLHVKPNQQISGIHPRGFLSALDDRTSFSPDSVLEPSMSSHSDIDSFSRESHIASQLSGFPKYPSNTKVSPVGSWKNHAFHSDSRTSSTFPSVCTIGSNDVSVSAVDEEDAVTVTSASVSPSQLPGAANSVPDCFALASLEDPVILSKIRQNLKEKHARHIADLRAYYESEINSLKQKLEAKEISAVEDWKKTNQILIDRCSQLDSALNEATSRVRTLENKNNLLEREVSDFRERFNAASSASKILQERIEEMRTSNKEKDNTIIRLKSRLQDLEEAFENAYKLSDDKEARLKQENKMFQDLLGEYESLGKEHERVKDTLNTTENKLLDAHTQISDLKRTISKLEAQVKQVEHENMLSLRHNSKAPMRPSRANTLATSDVSRRKWLIPGAEYSIFTGQPLDTQDSKADSQLEGARVPGYRSLEKDPSPGSSPTSLLIKTQRETSDTPIMKALKELDEEKVFKNWGTQTEKEDASTKLVNPRQTDSSVNASRSPEKGAQQRQKRFNSASQRSSSLPPSNRKSSTPTKREIMLTPVTVAYSPKRSPKENLSPGFSHLLSKNESSPIRFDILLDDLDTVPVSTLQRTNPRKQLQFLPLDDSEEKKYSGKATDIHVNHSSSPEPLPSGVKNVSVRSAWEKNKSVSYEQCKPASVAPQGNDFEYTAKIRTLAETERFFDELTKEKDQIEAALSRMPSAGGRITLQTRLNQEALEDRLEKINRELGSVRMTLKKFHVLRTSANL encoded by the exons ATGggttttttttctgaaaacagtgaaagaaatgAATCTGTTATCAGTTATCCTAAGTCTGAAGAACCCGAAATGCAGCAAGAAACACCCATGTCACAACCAGACTGCAACGTGGAGAGCAGCTCAGTGAGCAGCGGGTATGGTACCCTTTGTGTCTCAGAACTAAACACCTACAGATCTAAGGGCCCTCAGGAGTTCATGGAGCACACGGAGGCTTCTGAAGAAGGGTTCGGAGCACCTGTGGTGCGGACGGAGTCACCTGCAGATAGTGTAAAACCCCGGAGTTTTTATATACATACTAATGAAGAGTTCTGTGCATCTTTAAAGGAAGATATTCCCATTTTTCCTGGTGAATTTGAACACAATTTTCTTGGTGAAAATAAGATTTCGGAAGTATACAGTGGAAAAACAAATAC taaatccATAACATCATGGGCTCAAAAGCTGAAGCAGAGCCAACCAAAGAGAGCACACACAGAAGAGGGATGTTCAAAATCTACCCAAGGAAATGAGCAAACCAAGAAATCACCAATTGAGAAA TCTGATTTCATTGCTGCTACACATGCTCAAGCTTTTTACCTCAAAAAACCAGATGAGAGTCCAAAATCTTGGATGTCTGATTCAGGAACAG GACTGACTTACTGGAAACTGGAGGAGAAGGACGCGTATCACTCTTTGCCTGAGACTTTAGAGAAGACGTTTGCACCGGCCTCCTCCACGGATGTATCACCCAGCCAG TCTAATGCTAGTAATGAGATGAAGCTACCATCACTGAAGGACATTTATCataaaaaacaaagggaaaacaagCAGTTACCCGAGAGGAATCTCACTTCTGCTTCCAGCCCGGTTCATCCGCCAGAG GTACTGACTCTAGACCCCACGTTACACGTGAAGCCAAATCAGCAGATTTCAGGGATTCACCCCCGTGGCTTTTTGAGTGCCCTTGATGACAGAACATCCTTTTCACCGGACTCTGTTCTGGAACCTAGTATGTCTAGTCACTCTGACATAGACTCGTTTTCACGGGAAAGTCATATCGCTTCTCAGTTATCTGGATTCCCAAAGTATCCTTCAAATACAAAAGTGTCACCAGTGGGTTCTTGGAAAAATCACGCGTTCCACAGCGACAGTAGGACCAGCTCCACGTTTCCTTCCGTATGTACCATCGGCAGTAACGACGTCTCAGTCAGCGCCGTGGACGAAGAGGACGCTGTCACGGTAACTTCCGCCTCAGTCAGTCCGTCCCAGCTCCCAGGTGCAGCCAACAGTGTCCCGGACTGCTTTGCACTGGCTTCCCTGGAAGATCCTGTCATATTGTCCAA GATCAGGCAGAACCTGAAGGAAAAGCATGCTCGACACATAGCAGATCTTCGAGCTTATTATGAGTCAGAGATAAATAGTTTGAAACAGAAACTGGAGGCAAAAGAAATTTCTGCAGTTGAAGATTGGAAGAAAACCAATCAAATTCTTATAGATAG ATGTAGCCAGTTAGACAGTGCTCTGAATGAAGCTACTAGTCGTGTGAGAACACTTGAAAATAAGAATAACTTACTGGAAAGAGAAGTG AGTGATTTCAGAGAACGCTTCAACGCAGCCAGCAGTGCCTCCAAAATTTTGCAGGAAAGAATTGAGGAAATGAGAAcaagtaataaagaaaaagacaatacCATTATTCGGCTAAAATCTAGACTTCAGGATTTAGAAGAGGCATTTGAGAATGCTTACAAACTCTCAGATGATAAGGAGGCGAGactaaaacaagaaaacaaaatgtttcaAGAT CTTTTAGGAGAGTATGAGTCCCTTGGAAAAGAACACGAAAGAGTAAAG GATACATTAAATACAACCGAGAACAAATTGCTTGATGCACATACTCAGATTTCTGATCTGAAAAG AACAATTTCAAAACTTGAAGCTCAGGTCAAGCAAGTAGAGCATGAAAATATGTTAAGTCTTCGTCATAATTCTAAAGCTCCCATGAGACCCTCACGCGCCAA CACTCTGGCAACCTCAGATGTCAGTCGGCGGAAGTGGCTGATACCGGGAGCAGAGTACTCCATCTTCACCGGCCAGCCTCTAGACACGCAGGACAGCAAGGCGGACAGCCAGCTGGAGGGGGCCCGCGTTCCTGG GTACCGTTCTCTGGAAAAGGATCCTTCACCTGGAAGTTCACCAACAAGTTTATtaataaaaacacaaagagaGACTTCAGACACACCAATCATGAAAGCTTTGAAAGAACTTGATGaagaaaaggtatttaaaaattGGGGcacacagacagagaaagaggatgCCTCAACTA AATTAGTGAATCCTCGGCAAACTGACAGTTCAGTCAATGCAAGTCGGTCCCCAGAGAAAGGTGCCCAACAAAGACAAAAGAGATTTAATTCTGCTTCACAGAGATCGTCATCTTTACCACCTTCAAATCGTAAATCAAGTACTCCAA CAAAAAGAGAGATTATGTTAACACCAGTGACTGTGGCTTATAGTCCAAAGCGATCCCCTAAAGAAAATTTGTCCCCAGGATTTAGTCATCTACTTAGCAAAAATGAAAGCAGTCCGATTCG ATTTGATATACTTTTGGATGATTTAGATACTGTTCCTGTGTCTACATTACAACGTACCAATCCAAGAAAGCAACTCCAGTTTCTTCCTCTAGATGACTCGGAAG AAAAAAAGTATTCAGGAAAAGCCACTGACATCCACGTTAATCATAGCTCTTCCCCTGAACCGTTGCCAAGCGGAGTGAAGAACGTCTCTGTGAGGTCGGCCTGGGAGAAGAATAAGTCAGTTAGCTATGAACAGTGTAAGCCTGCTTCAGTAGCCCCACAGGGTAATGATTTTGAGTATACAGCCAAAATTAGGACCCTAGCTGAAACGGAACGGTTTTTTGATGaacttacaaaagaaaaagaccag ATTGAGGCAGCACTAAGTCGAATGCCTTCTGCTGGAGGACGAATCACTTTGCAGACAAGGTTAAATCAG GAAGCCTTGGAAGATCGTTTGGAAAAGATTAATCGAGAGCTGGGTTCAGTTCGCATGACATTAAAGAAATTTCATGTTTTGCGCACTTCTGCAAATCTTTGA
- the MPHOSPH9 gene encoding M-phase phosphoprotein 9 isoform X3 — protein sequence MEDFDLGKPLQKTSSVESDIKNSSHSLGLNLNTNSRSSPHLSTNGVSSFSGKTRPSVIQGTVEVLTSLMQELQNSGKTDSELWKNCETRWLQLFSLVEKQCQEQIVAQQEQFHNQIQRIQEEIKYLVKLQTSNASWASYDKSSLSRQISSESQMGFFSENSERNESVISYPKSEEPEMQQETPMSQPDCNVESSSVSSGYGTLCVSELNTYRSKGPQEFMEHTEASEEGFGAPVVRTESPADSVKPRSFYIHTNEEFCASLKEDIPIFPGEFEHNFLGENKISEVYSGKTNTKSITSWAQKLKQSQPKRAHTEEGCSKSTQGNEQTKKSPIEKSDFIAATHAQAFYLKKPDESPKSWMSDSGTGLTYWKLEEKDAYHSLPETLEKTFAPASSTDVSPSQSNASNEMKLPSLKDIYHKKQRENKQLPERNLTSASSPVHPPEVLTLDPTLHVKPNQQISGIHPRGFLSALDDRTSFSPDSVLEPSMSSHSDIDSFSRESHIASQLSGFPKYPSNTKVSPVGSWKNHAFHSDSRTSSTFPSVCTIGSNDVSVSAVDEEDAVTVTSASVSPSQLPGAANSVPDCFALASLEDPVILSKIRQNLKEKHARHIADLRAYYESEINSLKQKLEAKEISAVEDWKKTNQILIDRCSQLDSALNEATSRVRTLENKNNLLEREVSDFRERFNAASSASKILQERIEEMRTSNKEKDNTIIRLKSRLQDLEEAFENAYKLSDDKEARLKQENKMFQDLLGEYESLGKEHERVKDTLNTTENKLLDAHTQISDLKSTLATSDVSRRKWLIPGAEYSIFTGQPLDTQDSKADSQLEGARVPGYRSLEKDPSPGSSPTSLLIKTQRETSDTPIMKALKELDEEKVFKNWGTQTEKEDASTKLVNPRQTDSSVNASRSPEKGAQQRQKRFNSASQRSSSLPPSNRKSSTPTKREIMLTPVTVAYSPKRSPKENLSPGFSHLLSKNESSPIRFDILLDDLDTVPVSTLQRTNPRKQLQFLPLDDSEEKKYSGKATDIHVNHSSSPEPLPSGVKNVSVRSAWEKNKSVSYEQCKPASVAPQGNDFEYTAKIRTLAETERFFDELTKEKDQIEAALSRMPSAGGRITLQTRLNQEALEDRLEKINRELGSVRMTLKKFHVLRTSANL from the exons CAGAAGTAGTCCCCACCTTAGTACAAATGGGGTATCCTCTTTCTCAGGGAAGACCAGACCATCTGTAATTCAAGGTAcagttgaagtcctaacctcttTAATGCAAGAGCTACAAAACAGTGGAAAGACTGATTCGGAACTTTGGAAAAACTGTGAG ACCAGGTGGTTACAGCTATTCAGTTTGGTGGAAAAACAATGCCAAGAGCAAATAGTTGCTCAGCAGGAACAGTTTCACAACCAAATTCAA CGTATACAGGAGGAGATAAAATATTTAGTGAAGTTACAGACCAGTAATGCTTCCTGGGCTTCCTATGATAAAAGTTCTTTAAGCAGACAAATATCTTCAGAAAGTCAAATGggttttttttctgaaaacagtgaaagaaatgAATCTGTTATCAGTTATCCTAAGTCTGAAGAACCCGAAATGCAGCAAGAAACACCCATGTCACAACCAGACTGCAACGTGGAGAGCAGCTCAGTGAGCAGCGGGTATGGTACCCTTTGTGTCTCAGAACTAAACACCTACAGATCTAAGGGCCCTCAGGAGTTCATGGAGCACACGGAGGCTTCTGAAGAAGGGTTCGGAGCACCTGTGGTGCGGACGGAGTCACCTGCAGATAGTGTAAAACCCCGGAGTTTTTATATACATACTAATGAAGAGTTCTGTGCATCTTTAAAGGAAGATATTCCCATTTTTCCTGGTGAATTTGAACACAATTTTCTTGGTGAAAATAAGATTTCGGAAGTATACAGTGGAAAAACAAATAC taaatccATAACATCATGGGCTCAAAAGCTGAAGCAGAGCCAACCAAAGAGAGCACACACAGAAGAGGGATGTTCAAAATCTACCCAAGGAAATGAGCAAACCAAGAAATCACCAATTGAGAAA TCTGATTTCATTGCTGCTACACATGCTCAAGCTTTTTACCTCAAAAAACCAGATGAGAGTCCAAAATCTTGGATGTCTGATTCAGGAACAG GACTGACTTACTGGAAACTGGAGGAGAAGGACGCGTATCACTCTTTGCCTGAGACTTTAGAGAAGACGTTTGCACCGGCCTCCTCCACGGATGTATCACCCAGCCAG TCTAATGCTAGTAATGAGATGAAGCTACCATCACTGAAGGACATTTATCataaaaaacaaagggaaaacaagCAGTTACCCGAGAGGAATCTCACTTCTGCTTCCAGCCCGGTTCATCCGCCAGAG GTACTGACTCTAGACCCCACGTTACACGTGAAGCCAAATCAGCAGATTTCAGGGATTCACCCCCGTGGCTTTTTGAGTGCCCTTGATGACAGAACATCCTTTTCACCGGACTCTGTTCTGGAACCTAGTATGTCTAGTCACTCTGACATAGACTCGTTTTCACGGGAAAGTCATATCGCTTCTCAGTTATCTGGATTCCCAAAGTATCCTTCAAATACAAAAGTGTCACCAGTGGGTTCTTGGAAAAATCACGCGTTCCACAGCGACAGTAGGACCAGCTCCACGTTTCCTTCCGTATGTACCATCGGCAGTAACGACGTCTCAGTCAGCGCCGTGGACGAAGAGGACGCTGTCACGGTAACTTCCGCCTCAGTCAGTCCGTCCCAGCTCCCAGGTGCAGCCAACAGTGTCCCGGACTGCTTTGCACTGGCTTCCCTGGAAGATCCTGTCATATTGTCCAA GATCAGGCAGAACCTGAAGGAAAAGCATGCTCGACACATAGCAGATCTTCGAGCTTATTATGAGTCAGAGATAAATAGTTTGAAACAGAAACTGGAGGCAAAAGAAATTTCTGCAGTTGAAGATTGGAAGAAAACCAATCAAATTCTTATAGATAG ATGTAGCCAGTTAGACAGTGCTCTGAATGAAGCTACTAGTCGTGTGAGAACACTTGAAAATAAGAATAACTTACTGGAAAGAGAAGTG AGTGATTTCAGAGAACGCTTCAACGCAGCCAGCAGTGCCTCCAAAATTTTGCAGGAAAGAATTGAGGAAATGAGAAcaagtaataaagaaaaagacaatacCATTATTCGGCTAAAATCTAGACTTCAGGATTTAGAAGAGGCATTTGAGAATGCTTACAAACTCTCAGATGATAAGGAGGCGAGactaaaacaagaaaacaaaatgtttcaAGAT CTTTTAGGAGAGTATGAGTCCCTTGGAAAAGAACACGAAAGAGTAAAG GATACATTAAATACAACCGAGAACAAATTGCTTGATGCACATACTCAGATTTCTGATCTGAAAAG CACTCTGGCAACCTCAGATGTCAGTCGGCGGAAGTGGCTGATACCGGGAGCAGAGTACTCCATCTTCACCGGCCAGCCTCTAGACACGCAGGACAGCAAGGCGGACAGCCAGCTGGAGGGGGCCCGCGTTCCTGG GTACCGTTCTCTGGAAAAGGATCCTTCACCTGGAAGTTCACCAACAAGTTTATtaataaaaacacaaagagaGACTTCAGACACACCAATCATGAAAGCTTTGAAAGAACTTGATGaagaaaaggtatttaaaaattGGGGcacacagacagagaaagaggatgCCTCAACTA AATTAGTGAATCCTCGGCAAACTGACAGTTCAGTCAATGCAAGTCGGTCCCCAGAGAAAGGTGCCCAACAAAGACAAAAGAGATTTAATTCTGCTTCACAGAGATCGTCATCTTTACCACCTTCAAATCGTAAATCAAGTACTCCAA CAAAAAGAGAGATTATGTTAACACCAGTGACTGTGGCTTATAGTCCAAAGCGATCCCCTAAAGAAAATTTGTCCCCAGGATTTAGTCATCTACTTAGCAAAAATGAAAGCAGTCCGATTCG ATTTGATATACTTTTGGATGATTTAGATACTGTTCCTGTGTCTACATTACAACGTACCAATCCAAGAAAGCAACTCCAGTTTCTTCCTCTAGATGACTCGGAAG AAAAAAAGTATTCAGGAAAAGCCACTGACATCCACGTTAATCATAGCTCTTCCCCTGAACCGTTGCCAAGCGGAGTGAAGAACGTCTCTGTGAGGTCGGCCTGGGAGAAGAATAAGTCAGTTAGCTATGAACAGTGTAAGCCTGCTTCAGTAGCCCCACAGGGTAATGATTTTGAGTATACAGCCAAAATTAGGACCCTAGCTGAAACGGAACGGTTTTTTGATGaacttacaaaagaaaaagaccag ATTGAGGCAGCACTAAGTCGAATGCCTTCTGCTGGAGGACGAATCACTTTGCAGACAAGGTTAAATCAG GAAGCCTTGGAAGATCGTTTGGAAAAGATTAATCGAGAGCTGGGTTCAGTTCGCATGACATTAAAGAAATTTCATGTTTTGCGCACTTCTGCAAATCTTTGA